From Persicobacter psychrovividus, the proteins below share one genomic window:
- a CDS encoding glycyl-radical enzyme activating protein, which translates to MEAVVFDIQRFSLTNGPGIRTTVFLKGCPLSCKWCHNPESQKMGQGISIAFDKCVSCGACASACERQAHSIVEGKHEFDLSSCQLDGHCVEACPKDVIKIWGNHQPIEEVMEVLLKDVDYYKNSDGGVTFSGGEPMSQFPFLLEACQRLNALGIAVCLDTSGQSSLGNFKKILPYISLIHFDIKSLDASKHKEATGVSNETILSNLQWLGQQDCPIVLRCPTIPDFNDSDQDFKALSDLANSLPAVKTVDILPYHAMGINKAEQLLEAVPGQEHYRVPTEEDKQRYAHLLNRYCQKDFTIGK; encoded by the coding sequence ATGGAGGCGGTCGTTTTTGATATTCAGCGTTTCTCGCTCACCAATGGGCCCGGCATCAGAACCACCGTGTTTCTGAAAGGATGCCCCTTATCGTGCAAATGGTGCCATAATCCCGAATCCCAAAAGATGGGGCAGGGCATCAGTATTGCCTTTGACAAATGCGTCAGTTGCGGAGCCTGTGCTTCGGCCTGCGAGCGACAGGCGCATAGCATTGTCGAGGGGAAGCATGAATTTGATTTGTCGAGTTGCCAACTTGATGGCCATTGTGTTGAGGCCTGCCCCAAGGATGTGATCAAAATTTGGGGTAACCATCAGCCGATAGAGGAAGTAATGGAGGTATTACTGAAGGATGTCGATTATTATAAAAACTCCGATGGTGGTGTTACTTTTTCTGGCGGTGAACCCATGAGTCAGTTTCCATTTTTATTGGAAGCCTGCCAACGCTTGAACGCCTTGGGCATTGCAGTTTGTTTGGACACAAGTGGGCAGTCATCTTTGGGGAATTTCAAGAAGATTCTCCCTTATATTTCCCTGATTCATTTTGATATTAAATCACTGGATGCGTCAAAACACAAAGAGGCGACAGGTGTTTCCAACGAAACGATTTTGTCGAACCTTCAGTGGCTTGGTCAGCAGGATTGCCCGATCGTTTTGCGTTGCCCGACGATTCCAGATTTCAATGATTCGGATCAGGACTTCAAGGCCCTTTCTGATTTGGCCAACTCCCTGCCGGCGGTCAAAACGGTCGATATTTTGCCCTATCATGCCATGGGCATTAACAAGGCCGAACAGCTGTTGGAAGCAGTGCCGGGGCAGGAGCATTATCGGGTGCCCACTGAAGAGGATAAGCAAAGGTACGCTCATTTATTAAATAGGTATTGCCAGAAGGATTTTACGATCGGTAAGTAG
- a CDS encoding AraC family transcriptional regulator: MIFDKVPFAEHQAYMIRYFEIPYVDYPLHQHDAYELTFTQNSYGTRLIGNSIDPFHENDLALIGPNLPHQWQNDEVYINSKHEKILLTVVHFTEQGLTQILEQPAGQKIKKLLEDSQKGIAFDKIIVDQILVLLQKMKSTDTMEGYLAFLQMLHTLADADHYRQLSTASFVGGNERNEQRIKSAYRYIHENFKNDICLNDVADHLCMSASAFAHFFKKNTGFTFSSFINESRIAVACEMLQYGQQSISSICYEVGFQNLSYFNRVFKKIKGLSPLEFRQAFQKNYAPAALSNT; this comes from the coding sequence ATGATTTTTGACAAGGTACCTTTCGCAGAACATCAGGCCTATATGATCCGTTATTTTGAGATTCCATATGTCGATTACCCCCTGCATCAGCATGATGCCTACGAACTTACCTTCACACAGAACAGCTACGGAACCCGCCTTATAGGCAATTCTATTGATCCTTTTCATGAAAATGACCTCGCTTTAATTGGCCCAAACCTCCCACATCAGTGGCAAAATGATGAGGTATATATCAATAGTAAACATGAAAAAATATTACTGACTGTTGTTCATTTTACAGAACAAGGCCTTACCCAAATACTGGAACAGCCGGCAGGCCAAAAAATCAAAAAACTATTAGAGGATAGTCAAAAAGGTATCGCTTTTGATAAAATTATTGTTGATCAAATCTTGGTTCTATTGCAAAAAATGAAATCAACTGATACCATGGAGGGCTACCTTGCTTTCCTGCAAATGCTCCACACCCTGGCCGATGCAGATCACTATCGGCAGTTGTCCACCGCTTCCTTCGTTGGTGGCAATGAACGTAACGAACAACGCATAAAATCCGCCTACCGATACATTCACGAAAACTTCAAAAACGACATCTGCCTCAATGATGTCGCCGACCACCTTTGTATGTCGGCCTCCGCTTTTGCACACTTCTTTAAAAAAAATACAGGCTTCACTTTCTCTTCTTTTATTAATGAATCACGCATTGCAGTGGCCTGCGAAATGCTGCAATACGGCCAACAATCCATCAGCAGTATTTGCTATGAAGTAGGATTTCAGAATTTGAGCTATTTCAATCGGGTTTTTAAGAAGATAAAAGGCCTAAGCCCACTGGAGTTCCGTCAGGCTTTTCAAAAAAATTATGCCCCAGCGGCTTTAAGCAATACATAA
- a CDS encoding pyruvate formate lyase family protein produces the protein MMKNAKEKLSLMEAMTERHQALFNTDRYQLEIEYLKLQFPAIFLDPEAEDLIWGRVKLLPIGFFPQEGGLGYHCMEEMWEEFEQEHDLDFEDLKRIAQLKAYWKDKTTTYNTRQAYPADVAEVLPSDNWFHESGVGFPLYRMGGAQQNYDALTSKGLSGLKDEVLDRMNEYAGDPEKVAFLKGMLSMLNVVSETAEKYADHIDRLNHPAGEKISAALRSIAHQKPQSFYEGIQLVQLWSMMSGAFNYSRMDIYLGDLLAADLDNGVISEQEAISYIESLWRLIIFRNTIFDGRVIIGGRGRRNPENADRFAKLAIQASRNVAGVLPQLTLRFDVGQDPTLYEDALEAIGEGCSFPMLYNDQVNIPAVSKAFGVSMEEAEHYLPYGCGEYVLNHRSFGTPNGVINLAKAVEVCLYGGYDLRLKNIMGVECKTLAEVETFEEFEQNYKAVVERYVTALAKQQKIEYDVVGQEAGFLMYSALFDDCIGRAKPIFAGGLRHLGGTIETYGNTNAADSLLAIKQLVFEQKKFTGKQVMELMASNYEQNPSAQKAFLNVPKYGNDIEEADEMLINVHNHVCNFVREQGPKVGLDSYLVVNINNHANTILGRHTGATPDGRKDGEHMANANNPQSGQDKNGITAVLNSLIKPAIDIHAGSVQNMKFSKEMFNERRLVTKALLNTYFENGGSQAMISVLGKEDLQGAIERPQDYPNLIVRVGGFSSRFIDLAPDVQQEILHRTLY, from the coding sequence ATGATGAAGAATGCAAAGGAAAAATTAAGCCTGATGGAAGCGATGACCGAACGTCATCAGGCTTTGTTCAATACCGATAGATACCAGTTAGAAATTGAATATTTGAAGCTTCAGTTTCCGGCGATTTTTCTGGACCCTGAGGCTGAGGATCTGATATGGGGACGGGTGAAACTGTTGCCGATAGGATTTTTCCCACAGGAGGGTGGGCTTGGCTACCATTGTATGGAAGAAATGTGGGAGGAGTTTGAACAGGAGCATGACCTTGATTTTGAGGACCTGAAGCGCATTGCGCAATTAAAGGCTTACTGGAAAGACAAAACCACTACCTATAATACCCGTCAGGCTTACCCTGCGGATGTTGCCGAGGTGTTGCCATCAGACAACTGGTTTCATGAGTCGGGTGTTGGTTTTCCTTTGTACCGTATGGGGGGCGCTCAGCAAAACTATGATGCACTGACAAGCAAGGGGCTTTCTGGATTGAAAGATGAGGTGCTCGACCGGATGAACGAATATGCAGGAGATCCGGAGAAGGTTGCCTTTTTGAAGGGAATGCTTTCGATGTTGAATGTGGTGTCGGAAACGGCGGAAAAGTATGCCGATCACATTGACCGACTGAATCACCCTGCGGGGGAAAAGATCAGTGCTGCCTTGCGAAGCATTGCCCACCAAAAACCACAGTCTTTTTACGAGGGGATTCAGTTGGTGCAGCTTTGGAGCATGATGTCCGGGGCTTTCAACTACTCTCGCATGGACATCTATCTTGGAGATTTGCTGGCAGCAGATTTGGACAATGGCGTTATCTCGGAGCAGGAAGCGATCAGCTATATTGAAAGTCTTTGGCGCCTGATTATCTTCCGCAATACCATTTTTGATGGGCGGGTAATCATTGGCGGACGTGGTCGCCGTAACCCGGAAAATGCTGACCGTTTTGCTAAATTGGCGATTCAGGCTTCAAGAAATGTGGCAGGTGTTTTGCCGCAATTGACGCTACGATTTGATGTAGGGCAAGATCCGACTTTGTATGAGGATGCGCTGGAGGCCATCGGCGAGGGCTGTTCGTTCCCGATGTTGTACAATGACCAGGTGAACATCCCCGCCGTCTCAAAAGCTTTCGGGGTTTCGATGGAAGAAGCCGAACATTATTTGCCTTATGGGTGCGGTGAATATGTATTGAACCATCGCAGTTTCGGTACGCCAAATGGGGTGATTAATTTGGCCAAAGCGGTGGAAGTCTGTCTGTATGGCGGTTATGATTTGCGCCTGAAAAATATCATGGGCGTGGAGTGCAAAACGCTGGCCGAAGTAGAAACATTCGAAGAGTTTGAGCAAAACTACAAGGCGGTTGTTGAACGGTATGTTACCGCATTGGCGAAGCAGCAGAAAATAGAGTATGATGTGGTCGGGCAGGAAGCAGGATTTTTGATGTACTCCGCTTTGTTCGATGATTGTATTGGTCGTGCGAAGCCGATTTTTGCCGGCGGGCTTCGTCATTTGGGCGGAACGATCGAAACCTATGGCAATACCAATGCGGCCGACAGCCTTTTGGCGATCAAACAACTGGTATTTGAGCAGAAAAAATTCACGGGTAAGCAGGTGATGGAGTTGATGGCATCGAACTATGAGCAGAATCCCTCGGCGCAAAAAGCCTTTTTGAATGTTCCTAAATATGGAAATGACATCGAGGAAGCCGATGAAATGCTGATCAATGTGCACAACCATGTCTGTAACTTTGTTCGTGAGCAAGGACCAAAAGTAGGCCTGGATTCCTATTTGGTGGTAAATATTAACAACCACGCCAATACCATCTTGGGGCGTCATACCGGAGCGACACCCGATGGTAGAAAGGATGGAGAACATATGGCCAATGCCAATAATCCGCAAAGTGGGCAAGATAAAAACGGCATCACGGCGGTTTTGAATTCCTTGATCAAGCCAGCGATTGATATTCATGCGGGCTCGGTACAAAATATGAAGTTCTCCAAGGAGATGTTTAATGAGCGTCGTTTGGTGACCAAAGCACTGTTGAATACCTATTTCGAAAATGGCGGATCGCAGGCAATGATTTCTGTCTTGGGTAAGGAAGATTTGCAGGGAGCGATCGAACGCCCACAGGATTACCCGAACCTGATTGTGCGTGTGGGCGGATTCAGTTCAAGGTTCATTGACCTGGCGCCTGACGTTCAGCAGGAGATCCTTCACCGTACTTTGTATTGA
- a CDS encoding phytanoyl-CoA dioxygenase family protein: MEQLLTNLSTVEVKNYQDNGYVLHNRPLFSAEEFDRLHGIMEEHLADRGNKRPDELDTPHFHDPRLLEFLLSDTVLDKVEQLIGPNIGLWSSHFICKEPKTGRRTPWHEDSAYWEGRFDNFDGIVTVWLALDRSFQGNGCMGVIPGTHANGFSEYEKVDNTTNVFEEEIPLSEQELEKVVWFELGQNECSFHDSRIIHGANPNTSEYRRCGYTMRYFSLDLAYNHDHPKAEGHKMWHCRGENKGNNPLIYK; encoded by the coding sequence ATGGAACAATTACTGACCAACCTATCAACAGTAGAAGTAAAGAATTATCAGGACAACGGTTATGTATTGCATAATCGCCCATTATTTTCTGCGGAGGAGTTTGACCGCTTACACGGAATTATGGAAGAGCATTTGGCTGATCGTGGCAACAAACGCCCCGATGAGTTGGATACCCCACATTTTCACGACCCGCGCCTGTTGGAATTTCTATTGTCTGATACCGTCCTTGATAAAGTGGAACAATTGATCGGCCCAAATATTGGCTTGTGGTCAAGTCATTTTATCTGTAAAGAACCAAAAACGGGACGCCGTACGCCGTGGCACGAAGATTCTGCTTATTGGGAAGGCCGATTCGATAATTTTGATGGTATCGTAACGGTATGGCTCGCACTCGATCGTTCCTTTCAGGGCAATGGTTGTATGGGCGTAATTCCCGGGACACACGCGAATGGCTTTTCAGAATATGAAAAAGTGGATAATACAACGAATGTGTTTGAAGAAGAAATTCCGCTATCAGAGCAGGAACTTGAAAAGGTCGTTTGGTTCGAATTAGGACAAAACGAATGCTCGTTCCACGACAGTCGAATTATACATGGTGCCAATCCAAATACCTCGGAGTACAGACGTTGCGGTTACACCATGCGCTATTTTAGCTTGGATTTAGCTTATAATCATGATCACCCAAAAGCGGAGGGTCATAAAATGTGGCATTGTAGAGGCGAAAACAAAGGAAACAATCCACTGATATACAAATAA